The Kazachstania africana CBS 2517 chromosome 8, complete genome genome contains a region encoding:
- the NUP133 gene encoding Nup133p (similar to Saccharomyces cerevisiae NUP133 (YKR082W); ancestral locus Anc_5.675) gives MGSNQPLFQLRKELESPSPNVYVDNDDTVNYAAMVDSTMDTTMDSFKSFTQNDQVKIFTENEKYTVERLATALPNNVTTSQLLSGSVDTTSKKALINDLNNLYVWDYSTEQTSTNFGAQYRVPLHSDHGELDALPLCLVTWPSTMEDITDSSSFSNCGIVIIEKNSGLITYFEDIDSINNLSSQISRNLAHTLDLKLDDSDGYVTHASNCEPSGIVVATSHGRVLFVTIRDSIGSPSVQLKQQLIKASKKFLFGFRLGSSKLSSHNVVSLKNGPIVGKGERLLYITTLSGEFQAWQLSVSSNSFKRISTNVSGQIVDSLKDLYPFAYGSLKILDAHPLFHSNPNVHLFLSSINNNDETYYILSTIIFDERTNNFTIFSTYRLNTTVTPLLKDDPLPKLFIPNALHETSSPVTSVFVLFKHFVILTQVSSKLDSNYTLRRKWEDIISFREDVDIIGSGYDTDSLYLMNKGLGGIMKITIKPTNNDINELQQTPGFIKSHVDQAIYFATSSSNNPVEFNLSEDIFLENGAIESDLILSADEIFNSTGRYIPPTTNNLQQHLNLRIGFFKNLLKFTELNFNYKVSPKVKLALVEKFEIMNCCLRLLQFVSRSDEFSSKLNNIWALVLKKRGRTVDEIVLNRLSEFPNLFSAFLTDINVASESVNFKSSLIDLLASCIYECVLEDGEQTLRHSSLRLDPLEIDETKLPWFISPENLTVLNKIFFDYKFSLDKEKISITTNEKEQFLTLLKILYYFFNQTKIWVSQSGFLPNSKENDQFSKAIESMDKLYEENHIDWNRVLCELNYEEQSLQITEFYNDLKALIETLELIPNNEKLYLQFFDKFQYPFSSTLFEYYIKNNKLHDLFYRFPSQHDQLIDFFNNNYPKYSQFSWIQDILDDDYKKASNTLANIDFLGESITKNQLSLNIAKLSGLVEETNVDNDELANIQRKLDILDGEFDLYQKVKHADISLNDRYKNTQFEIIYNKQVEELKQEKTIPFVEVIDLYSLLSDSESFVYALKLLAFNSDNLEYELKQILISMVWRRCVLCDMDRLQEDIRNSILYQVIEKFFEQKLYFANFPLPSVSLITDTSTLSREYLKHVYSNVLNEQEINNVTELISASIERLTADSSELQKRLHSALSLANEVTGSHCVINYEINTMEFK, from the coding sequence ATGGGCTCTAATCAACCTCTTTTCCAATTGAGAAAGGAATTGGAATCTCCTTCACCGAACGTCTATGTGGATAACGATGATACTGTTAACTACGCTGCAATGGTGGATTCCACGATGGATACCACTATGGACTCGTTCAAGAGTTTCACACAAAACGACCAAGTTAAGATATTcacagaaaatgaaaagtaCACTGTGGAAAGGCTTGCCACAGCTTTACCAAATAACGTTACAACTTCTCAACTATTGAGCGGTAGTGTTGATACGACGTCAAAGAAAGCTCTCattaatgatttaaataACCTATATGTGTGGGATTACTCGACAGAGCAAACAAGCACGAATTTTGGTGCCCAATATAGAGTTCCGTTGCATTCAGACCATGGTGAACTTGATGCATTACCGTTATGTTTGGTAACATGGCCCTCTACAATGGAGGATATAACTGATTCATCTAGTTTTTCTAATTGTGGGAttgtcattattgaaaaaaattcaggTCTAATTACctattttgaagatattgacTCGATTaataatctttcttctcaAATTTCTAGAAACTTGGCTCATACTTTGGATCTTAAATTAGACGATAGTGATGGATACGTTACACATGCATCAAACTGTGAGCCATCTGGTATTGTAGTAGCCACTTCTCATGGCAGAGTATTGTTCGTAACAATTAGAGATTCTATCGGCAGTCCTTCTgttcaattgaaacaaCAATTAATAAAGGCATCCAAAAAGTTCCTGTTTGGTTTTCGTTTAGGTTCTTCAAAACTTTCTTCCCACAATGTTgtatctttgaaaaacgGTCCAATTGTTGGAAAAGGCGAAAGGTTACTTTATATTACTACCCTTAGTGGAGAATTCCAAGCTTGGCAATTATCGGTTTCTTCGAACtcatttaaaagaattagTACAAATGTATCTGGACAAATAGTagattctttgaaagatctATACCCGTTCGCCTATGGTTCGTTGAAAATACTTGATGCACATCCTCTATTTCACTCTAATCCAAACGTCCATCTGTTCTTATCTtcaatcaataataatgacgAAACCTATTATATCCTATCCACCATAATATTCGATGAAAGGACAAACAATTTCACCATATTTTCAACTTACAGATTAAACACCACGGTAACACCCTTACTCAAGGATGATCCTTTACCGAAACTGTTCATTCCAAATGCACTTCATGAAACTTCTTCGCCTGTTACATCTGTATTTGTATTATTCAAGCATTTTGTCATATTGACTCAAGTGAGCTCCAAATTGGATTCAAACTACACgttaagaagaaaatgggAAGATATAATAAGTTTTCGAGAGGACGTTGACATCATCGGTAGTGGTTATGATACCGattctttatatttgatgaataaAGGACTTGGTGgaataatgaaaatcaCCATCAAGCCGACAAACAATGATATAAATGAACTTCAACAAACACCCGGTTTTATCAAATCTCATGTTGACCAAGCTATTTACTTTGCcacatcatcttcaaataatcCAGTCGAGTTCAACTTATCAGAAGATATTTTCCTAGAGAATGGTGCAATTGAAAGCGATTTAATTCTATCGGCAGATGAAATATTCAACTCAACTGGTAGATATATCCCACCAACAACTAACAACCTTCAACAGCACTTGAACTTGAGAATAGGTTTTTTCAAGAaccttttgaaatttactgaactcaatttcaattataAAGTATCACCAAAGGTAAAATTAGCAttagttgaaaaatttgaaatcatgAATTGCTGTTTAAGATTGTTACAATTCGTTTCCAGATCGGATGAATTTTCTAGTAAGCTAAACAATATTTGGGCTTTAGTGCTTAAAAAACGTGGCCGGACTGTAGATGAGATCGTACTTAACAGACTAAGCGAATTTCCTAACCTGTTTTCCGCTTTTTTGACTGATATTAATGTGGCTTCGGAATCTGTTAACTTCAAATCAAGTTTAATAGATTTGCTTGCGTCTTGTATTTATGAGTGCGTATTAGAGGATGGTGAGCAAACATTGAGGCATTCTAGTTTAAGACTAGATCCATTGGAGATTGATGAAACCAAATTACCGTGGTTCATCTCCCCAGAAAACTTAACCgtattaaataaaatattttttgactATAAGTTCTCCTTAGATAAGGAAAAGATTTCAATAACTACAAATGAAAAGGAACAATTTTTAACATTactaaaaatattatattatttttttaacCAAACCAAGATATGGGTATCTCAATCCGGTTTCCTGCCTAATAGCAAGGAAAATGACCAATTTTCTAAAGCTATTGAATCAATGGATAAATTATACGAAGAGAATCACATTGACTGGAACAGAGTTTTATGTGAGTTGAACTATGAAGAACAATCCTTACAGATCACAGAATTCTATAATGATCTAAAAGCACTCATCGAAACGCTTGAATTGATTCCAAACAATGAAAAGCTATATTTGCAGTTTTTTGACAAATTCCAATATCCGTTTTCCTCtacattatttgaatactACATtaagaataataaattgCATGATTTGTTTTATAGGTTCCCAAGTCAGCATGATCAactaattgattttttcaataacaatTATCCCAAATATAGCCAATTTTCATGGATTCAAGATATTCTGGATGATGACTATAAAAAAGCATCTAATACACTAGcaaatattgatttcttaGGTGAGTCGATTACAAAGAATCAACTGTCTTTGAATATTGCCAAATTAAGTGGTTTGGTAGAAGAAACTAATGTTGATAATGACGAGCTAGCCAATATCCAACGTAAGCTTGATATATTAGATGGAGAATTTGATCTCTATCAAAAGGTAAAACATGCGGACATCAGTTTGAATGATAGATACAAAAACAcacaatttgaaattatctACAACAAGCAAGTCGAAGAGTTGAAACAAGAAAAGACCATACCATTTGTTGAAGTCATTGATTTGTACAGTTTGTTATCTGACAGTGAAAGTTTTGTATATGCTCTCAAGTTATTAGCGTTCAATAGTGACAACTTGGAATATGAACTCAAACAAATACTTATTTCTATGGTCTGGAGAAGATGTGTTTTATGTGATATGGATCGATTACAAGAAGATATCAGGAATAGTATACTTTATCAAGTGATAGAGAAGTTTTTTgaacaaaaattatatttcgCCAACTTCCCACTGCCAAGTGTAAGCTTGATTACGGATACCTCGACACTATCGAGAGAGTATCTAAAGCACGTTTATTCCAATGTTTTGAATGAGCAGGAAATCAATAACGTAACAGAGCTGATAAGTGCAAGTATAGAGAGATTGACCGCTGACAGCTCGGAGTTGCAGAAAAGATTACACTCGGCTCTTTCACTAGCTAATGAAGTGACGGGCAGTCATTGTGTGATCAACTATGAAATCAACACAATGGAATTTAAGTAA
- the MTD1 gene encoding methylenetetrahydrofolate dehydrogenase (NAD(+)) (similar to Saccharomyces cerevisiae MTD1 (YKR080W); ancestral locus Anc_5.673) codes for MSSLSKPGRTILASSIAKVYTDEIVSKIADLKEERPNGPLLVGFLANNDPAAEMYATWTQKTSESLGIRYELRRFEDKDLLEESIIEANNEDSVDGIMIYFPVFGNAQDQYLQQIVSKEKDVEGLNHVYYQNLYHNVRYLDDAKQLKSILPCTPLAIVKILEYLKIYNSLLPYGNHLYGKKCMVINRSEIVGRPLAALLANDGAIVYSIDINNIQKFTRGESIQYSRHHVEDLGDFTQNKLKSLAQECDVIITGVPSESYKFPTEYVRDGACCINFSSFKNFNDEVKNKASLYVPMTGKVTIAMLLRNMLRLIENREKLNQETPSN; via the coding sequence ATGTCATCCTTGAGTAAACCAGGTCGCACCATATTAGCTTCTTCCATCGCTAAAGTGTACACTGATGAAatagtttcaaaaattgcAGATTTGAAGGAGGAGAGGCCCAACGGACCACTATTAGTTGGATTTCTAGCCAACAATGATCCTGCTGCGGAGATGTATGCTACATGGACACAGAAAACATCTGAATCCCTGGGAATAAGGTATGAGTTACGAAGATTCGAAGATAAGGACCTTCTAGAGGAAAGCATAATTGAAgctaataatgaagattctGTAGATGGGATAATGATTTACTTCCCAGTGTTTGGTAACGCACAGGATCAGTATCTGCAACAAATAGTgagcaaagaaaaagatgttGAAGGGTTGAATCATgtttattatcaaaatctcTACCATAACGTCAGATACCTTGATGATGCAAAACAACTCAAGTCTATTCTACCTTGCACGCCACTGGCAATCGTCAAGATTCtcgaatatttgaaaatttataacAGCTTACTACCATACGGGAACCATCTATATGGGAAGAAATGTATGGTTATAAACAGATCTGAAATTGTGGGGAGACCGTTAGCAGCTTTGCTTGCTAATGACGGAGCCATTGTCTACTCTATTGACATAAATAACatccaaaaatttactAGAGGTGAGAGCATACAGTATTCAAGACATCACGTCGAAGATTTGGGTGATTTTACTcaaaacaaattgaaatcacTTGCCCAGGAATGCGACGTAATTATCACTGGCGTTCCCTCCGAATCATACAAATTCCCAACAGAGTACGTGAGAGATGGTGCCTGCTGCATAAACTTCTCATCcttcaagaatttcaaCGATGAAGTAAAGAACAAGGCTTCGCTATACGTGCCCATGACCGGGAAAGTGACCATCGCCATGCTTCTAAGAAACATGCTGAGGCTCATAGAAAACAGAGAGAAATTGAACCAAGAAACGCCTTCCAACTGA
- the TRZ1 gene encoding tRNase Z (similar to Saccharomyces cerevisiae TRZ1 (YKR079C); ancestral locus Anc_5.671), translated as MFTVIPVTQPSSDTKHPLLLLQSVHGDRYMFGKITEGAQRSITENKIRISKLQNIFLTGNLNWSCVGGLPGMILTIADQGKDKLCLHYGSELINYVVSTWRYFVFRFGIDLSTNTEAFYKDKLINVRSITVKASEINEKHFNKTENDALTAIISNMFPKNEPTSRYDPSSDPLLNVNLPLNAENFKQSSSTNYEIKFNPIRGRFKVDEAVKLGVPKGPLFAKLTKGESITLPDGTTVFPSQVLEKERQFAKLLIIDIPDDSYVDSFISTFQDYDCSDLGVVYYFLNDTVSINDRLIKFMNCFNRQNRNINHIVSHPKISPNNISFMGSTITLLKLKALQLESYNLPRLDRLMSKEFYDFFQKRPSFPGTSMLQSQPDPIVSEESFDNSKVFVFDRNTTVAVNAYTKGDPPADLSCEVHQNNFKFSWKALYDKHIKPLNLPAVSFPKLIESQLNVNNFNNSNETTKEVEVITLGTGSALPSKYRNVVSTLIKVPYFSDHEMKQRNIIFDAGENTIGTINRMFSSIDKKRIFKDLKLVYLSHLHADHHLGIISLLKEWYRHNHDDENAKIYLVTPWQYNKFVKEWLLFEDSKILDRIQYISCEHLINDRFVRMETKALTLDEVTKNSNGMKKRKLELDQTSSYRNLDLIRAMYRDLNMISFQTCKAIHCNWAYSNSVVLKTSSNKSFKISYSGDTRPNIDKFAKEIGHKSDLLIHEATLDNDLVEDAIKKRHCTINEAINVSNMMEVDKLILTHFSQRYPKAPQLDNNIEIQAKEYCFAFDGMIVNYATLGGQKAILPMLNKVFLEEKESTEIEEEED; from the coding sequence ATGTTTACTGTAATCCCAGTTACTCAACCTTCATCAGACACGAAGCATCCATTATTACTGTTACAGTCAGTTCATGGTGATCGTTACATGTTTGGTAAAATTACAGAAGGTGCACAAAGATCCATcactgaaaataaaataagaATTTCTAAACTACAGAACATCTTTCTAACTGGTAATTTGAATTGGTCTTGTGTTGGTGGGCTTCCTGGAATGATTCTTACAATTGCTGATCAAGGCAAAGATAAATTATGTTTGCATTACGGTAGTGAATTGATTAATTATGTAGTCTCTACGTGGAGATATTTTGTCTTCAGATTTGGGATCGACTTATCCACCAACACAGAAGCTTTTTACAAGGacaaattgataaatgtGAGATCTATAACCGTCAAAGCGtctgaaattaatgaaaaacatTTCAATAAAACAGAAAACGATGCACTTACTgcaattatttcaaatatgttCCCCAAAAATGAACCTACCTCAAGGTATGATCCATCTTCCGATCCGTTACTCAACGTTAATTTACCATTGAATgcagaaaatttcaagcaAAGCTCTTCCACAAATTATGAAATTAAGTTCAATCCGATAAGAGGTAGGTTTAAGGTGGACGAGGCAGTGAAACTTGGAGTCCCCAAGGGTCCATTGTTTGCAAAATTAACCAAAGGTGAATCTATCACCTTACCAGACGGAACAACAGTTTTTCCAAGTCAAGTTttagaaaaggaaagaCAATTTGCCAAGCTTTTAATAATTGATATTCCAGATGACTCTTATGTTGATTCTTTTATTTCCACTTTCCAAGATTATGATTGTAGTGATTTAGGTGTCGTTTATTACTTTTTGAATGACACTGTGTCAATAAATGATAGATTAATCAAGTTTATGAACTGTTTCAATAGGCAGAATAGAAATATAAATCACATTGTATCGcatccaaaaatttctccTAATAATATCTCATTTATGGGATCTACCATAACTTTACTGAAACTAAAGGCTCTCCAATTGGAAAGTTATAATTTACCAAGACTAGATCGATTAATGTCCAAAGAGTTTTAcgatttttttcagaaaagaCCTTCCTTTCCCGGCACGTCAATGCTACAATCACAACCTGATCCAATTGTATCTGAGGAATCCTTCGATAATAGTAAGGTCTTCGTTTTTGATAGAAATACGACAGTTGCAGTGAACGCGTATACTAAAGGTGACCCACCTGCTGACTTAAGCTGTGAAGTCCACCAAAacaacttcaaattttcatggAAAGCTTTGTACGACAAGCATATCAAACCATTAAATTTACCAGCTGTGtcatttccaaaattaatCGAATCACAGCTAAATGtgaacaatttcaataactcTAACGAGACTACGAAAGAAGTCGAAGTTATAACATTAGGAACAGGTAGTGCACTACCTTCAAAATACCGTAATGTTGTTTCGACATTAATTAAAGTACCATACTTTTCCGATCATGAGATGAAACAAAGAAACATTATCTTCGACGCTGGAGAAAATACAATAGGTACCATAAATAGAAtgttttcatcaattgataAGAAACggattttcaaagatttgaaattagtaTATCTGAGCCATCTACATGCCGATCACCACCTTGGCATCATTAGTTTACTTAAAGAGTGGTACAGGCATAATCATGACGatgaaaatgcaaaaatttatttagtTACACCATGGCAATATAACAAATTCGTAAAGGAATGGCTACTATTTGAAGATTCTAAGATTTTAGATAGAATACAGTATATCAGTTGTGAACACTTGATAAATGACCGGTTTGTCAGAATGGAGACTAAGGCTTTAACTTTGGATGAAGTGACCAAAAATAGTAACGGTATGAAAAAACGCAAATTGGAGTTAGACCAAACGTCCTCCTACAGGAATTTGGATTTGATCCGTGCCATGTACAGAGATCTCAACatgatttcttttcaaacTTGCAAAGCTATCCATTGTAATTGGGCGTACTCAAATTCGGTGGTATTAAAAACTTCCAGTAataaaagtttcaaaatatcgTATTCTGGTGATACAAGACCGAATATAGATAAATTCGCGAAAGAAATTGGTCACAAATCTGATCTTTTGATCCATGAAGCAACATTAGATAATGACTTAGTCGAAGATGCAATCAAGAAGAGACACTGCACTATAAATGAAGCTATCAACGTTTCTAACATGATGGAGGTCGACAAGCTAATTTTGACACATTTTTCACAAAGGTATCCAAAAGCCCCACAAttggataataatattgaaatacAGGCTAAAGAGTATTGTTTTGCGTTTGATGGAATGATTGTAAATTACGCAACTCTTGGAGGTCAAAAAGCTATATTGCCCATGCTGAATAAGGTGTTCttagaagagaaagaatccactgaaattgaagaagaggaagattaa
- the MSA2 gene encoding Msa2p (similar to Saccharomyces cerevisiae YKR077W and YOR066W; ancestral locus Anc_5.668), which yields MSMNCTRKFSANIASERNAKASTPRRATHTAVTNISSSPFTPFSSSDNLFQSVPRNNLLSSPPVPISPFNKSRKYNTIFNEENCSEPPVNSFLGGKLALTISCTGKAMISSPLSSSPKKLQVPTGNPISAVSLTKNLVNDKHKILNLLKKMRNTHVTNRLKKTTCDNKIEKPRIKNSSCKRRSSVTVPLSSISEVACNANAIPQVTITSSPLPPSTPRRGTSQLRTGFTPIVGLDQVLLDNSNVTSTPSFVDQSAHIFGFNGITNTPKSKSLLPTKFSTMSPLRFSGQDSSPSSPFPFKISGGDPLLISEKFSNTDSNALNILLSSPRNRLPSISHSSPIKRRNSGSVGQKLEPKTPSINNSTQIQCTPLIEQTMNGSLTYKITPKIKNANSTERNDEVPSSNEKDDARMALKKIINGY from the coding sequence ATGAGCATGAATTgtacaagaaaatttagtGCAAATATTGCATCTGAAAGAAATGCAAAAGCGTCAACTCCAAGAAGGGCGACCCATACTGCTGTCACTAATATAAGTAGCTCTCCATTTACGCctttttcctcttcagACAATTTATTTCAGTCGGTGCCAAGAAATAACCTATTAAGTTCACCTCCTGTACCGATTTCACCCTTCAATAAATCgagaaaatataatacgatattcaatgaagaaaattgttCCGAGCCTCCAGTGAACTCTTTCTTGGGAGGTAAGTTGGCCTTAACGATAAGCTGCACTGGTAAAGCCATGATATCAAGTCCTCTATCCTCGAGTCCCAAAAAATTGCAAGTACCCACAGGAAATCCCATCAGTGCAGTGTCGCTAACGAAAAATTTGGTTAATGACAAGcataaaattttgaatttactgaagaagatgagaaATACTCATGTTACAAatagattgaaaaaaactACTTGTGATAATAAGATTGAGAAACCTCGCATAAAAAATTCCTCCTGTAAGAGAAGAAGCTCAGTGACAGTACCTCTGTCGTCTATTTCTGAGGTAGCATGTAACGCTAATGCCATACCCCAGGTGACGATTACCTCCTCTCCATTACCTCCATCAACACCAAGAAGAGGTACTTCCCAACTTAGAACTGGTTTTACTCCAATAGTGGGCTTAGATCAAGTGCTTCTGGATAATTCAAATGTGACTTCGACTCCATCCTTTGTCGATCAGAGTGCTCATATATTTGGCTTTAATGGCATTACAAACACCCCAAAAAGCAAATCCTTATTGCCCACAAAATTCTCAACCATGTCGCCATTGAGATTTTCAGGTCAAGATAGTTCGCCATCTTCACCATTTCCGTTCAAGATATCCGGCGGTGATCCTTTGTTAATATCAGAAAAATTCAGTAATACTGATAGTAACGCCTTAAACATCCTGCTATCATCTCCAAGAAATCGCTTGCCATCAATATCACACTCTTCTCCCATCAAAAGGCGCAATTCTGGATCTGTCGGACAGAAATTGGAGCCAAAGACACCCAGTATCAACAATAGTACTCAAATTCAATGTACTCCCTTGATAGAACAAACCATGAATGGATCACTAACTTATAAGATAACgccaaaaataaaaaatgcCAATTCAACTGAAAGAAATGACGAAGTGCCATCATCgaatgaaaaagatgatgCTAGGATggcattgaaaaaaataattaatGGTTATTAA
- the ECM4 gene encoding S-glutathionyl-(chloro)hydroquinone reductase (similar to Saccharomyces cerevisiae ECM4 (YKR076W); ancestral locus Anc_5.667), which produces MSKQWASTDGAFKRQVSSFRETISVSHPIYKPAKNRYWLYVSLACPWAHRTLITRALKGLTSVIGVTVVHWHLDEKGWRMLQPDSTAAADRKNDYFYTLSGGIKDNDSDHSHPAGTIKNDSQRMFIDGTFDPNHQFSRLSELYLKSNPDYSARFTVPVLWDTETETIVNNESADIIRILNSGVFDDFVDDKKFNSVNLVPKELESKIDEFNSWVYDNINNGVYKSGFAENPAVYEKEVTNVFNHLDKVEQVLKEKYESLERKFDGNTKDILNHYFTVGEQLSEADVRLYTTIIRFDPVYVQHFKCNFTTIRDGYPHIHLWLRNLYWNNPAFRATTNFDHIKLHYTRSHTRINLLGITPLGPKPDIRSL; this is translated from the coding sequence ATGTCAAAACAGTGGGCTAGTACAGACGGTGCTTTCAAAAGACAAGTTTCTTCCTTCAGAGAAACAATCTCTGTAAGTCATCCAATTTATAAACCGGCCAAAAATAGATACTGGCTATATGTTTCATTAGCATGTCCATGGGCTCACAGGACGCTTATTACAAGAGCTTTGAAAGGGTTGACTTCTGTCATCGGCGTGACCGTCGTTCACTGGCATTTGGACGAAAAGGGCTGGAGAATGTTACAACCAGATTCTACTGCTGCTGCTGATAGAAAGAACGATTATTTCTACACTCTCTCTGGTGGTATCAAAGACAATGATTCGGATCACTCACATCCTGCAGGTACTATCAAAAATGACTCACAAAGAATGTTCATTGACGGAACTTTTGATCCAAATCACCAATTCAGCAGATTGAGCGAATTGTATCTAAAGAGTAATCCCGACTATTCTGCAAGATTTACCGTTCCTGTATTATGGGATACCGAGACTGAAACCATTGTCAACAATGAGAGTGCTGACATCATTAGAATCCTCAACAGCGGCGTCTTCGATGACTTCGTGGATGATAAGAAATTCAATTCTGTTAACTTAGTTCCCAAAGAATTAGAATCAAAGATCGATGAGTTCAATTCCTGGGTCTACgataatatcaataacGGTGTTTACAAAAGTGGTTTCGCTGAGAATCCGGCTGTTTATGAAAAGGAAGTTACAAATGTCTTCAACCATCTAGATAAAGTAGAACAAGTTCTTAAGGAAAAATACGAATCTTTGGAAAGAAAGTTTGATGGTAACACAAAAGATATTCTAAATCACTATTTCACCGTTGGCGAGCAACTATCTGAAGCAGATGTCAGGTTGTATACTACAATCATCAGATTCGACCCTGTCTACGTTCAGCATTTCAAATGTAATTTCACCACCATTAGGGATGGATATCCACACATACATTTGTGGCTAAGAAACTTGTACTGGAACAATCCGGCCTTCAGAGCCACCACAAATTTCGATCACATCAAATTACATTACACTCGTTCCCACACAAGAATCAACTTGCTGGGAATCACCCCCTTAGGTCCAAAACCTGACATTAGATCTTTATAG
- the KAFR0H00410 gene encoding uncharacterized protein has translation MQKGSAEDEVHKSFSTDISEICGIYEMDRDNPGAQTNNFEQSSRVVSECHAETSSAVKNDRNKPPKSFPIIVQSTKTNVGRIKKAEIKIFSIASERLLLDALETRVSGNTPSRNPFKPVTPIRALLNQSKGSNNNGNLHSLGINCSSVPTSISSQYELNTPQTPDTRRPKIGVYPSKGYQVREASDFIEPEYIVGKSTMPGSIFQNNRLKSPCTILPKINFTKKNLSEDGIQTSGLFNCMIQKDRPLPFNLNFRHRTNITKPFGLTPMYSSKFRRCMNTTTKNNILSRSFN, from the coding sequence ATGCAAAAAGGTAGTGCCGAAGACGAAGTGCATAAGTCGTTTTCAACAGATATCTCTGAAATTTGTGGGATTTATGAAATGGACCGTGACAATCCGGGTGCACAAACCAATAACTTTGAACAATCATCGCGTGTAGTTTCTGAGTGTCATGCTGAAACTTCATCAGCTGTAAAAAATGACAGAAATAAACCACCCAAAAGCTTTCCAATAATTGTCCAGAGCACGAAAACAAATGTAGGAAGGATAAAGAAGgctgaaatcaaaattttctctattGCTAGTGAAAGACTGTTGTTGGATGCTTTGGAAACACGTGTATCTGGTAATACACCTAGCAGGAATCCTTTCAAACCAGTTACACCAATACGTGCCTTGTTAAACCAATCAAAAGGCTCTAATAATAACGGAAATTTGCATTCTCTGGGAATAAATTGTTCCTCCGTACCAACTTCTATATCTTCACAATATGAGTTAAATACACCTCAAACTCCAGACACTAGAAGACCAAAAATAGGTGTATATCCATCAAAAGGATATCAAGTCAGGGAAGCCAGTGATTTCATAGAGCCCGAATACATCGTGGGCAAAAGTACCATGCCTGGATCGATTTTTCAGAATAATAGACTAAAATCTCCATGCACTATTTTGccaaagataaattttacGAAAAAGAACCTGTCTGAAGATGGTATACAGACGTCAGGCTTGTTCAACTGTATGATACAAAAAGATAGGCCACTACCGTTCAATCTAAATTTTCGGCATCGAACCAACATTACTAAACCATTTGGCTTGACCCCAATGTATTCAAGTAAATTCAGAAGGTGTATGAACACAACTaccaaaaataatatactCAGCAGATCATTCAACTGA